The following proteins are co-located in the Dermochelys coriacea isolate rDerCor1 chromosome 4, rDerCor1.pri.v4, whole genome shotgun sequence genome:
- the TMA16 gene encoding translation machinery-associated protein 16 codes for MPKIPKGRGGGQEKKVIHPYSRKAAQFTREAHKQEKKEKLKNEKALRLSIVGEKLQWFQSHLDPSKADYTKKEACELIEKYLHRFSDELEQIELHNSIKGRQGRQHSSREIIIKQTIEHERQLYEGYGIDIPDIVNGKHLKIFREWDGDLKKLPNIKMRKVSTKNAVCSRTEMANGEAEEELDTAKDTD; via the exons CCAAAAATACCAAAGGGCAGAGGAGGAGGGCAAGAGAAAAAAGTCATCCATCCTTACAGCAGAAAGGCTGCTCAGTTTACGAGAGAAGcacacaaacaggaaaaaaaggaaaa GTTGAAGAATGAAAAAGCCTTGCGTCTGAGTATTGTAG GAGAAAAATTGCAATGGTTTCAAAGTCACCTTGATCCCAGCAAAGCAGACTACACAAAGAAAGAAGCCTGTGAACTAATTGAAAA ATATTTACATCGattcagtgatgagctggagcAGATTGAGTTACATAACAGCATTAAAGGCAGACAGGGAAGGCAGCACAGTTCCCGGGAGATAATCATCAAACAGACCATAGAGCATGAAAGACAACTCTATGAAGGATATGGGATAG ACATTCCTGACATTGTGAATGGCAAACATCTTAAAATTTTCAG agaATGGGATGGTGATCTGAAGAAACTGCCAAACATTAAAATGAGAAAAGTCTCTACTAAAAATGCTGTTTGCAGTAGGACAGAGATGGCAAATGGGGAAGCTGAAGAGGAATTAGATACAGCAAAAGACACAGACTAA